A window of the Maridesulfovibrio ferrireducens genome harbors these coding sequences:
- a CDS encoding LytTR family DNA-binding domain-containing protein produces MTAKQKIRCILIDDEAPALDELHYLLSEFNDIEIIRTATSATQGIKLIQEEEPDLVFLDIQMPGKNGFHVLQEIMQFPNPPLVIFATAYDEYALRAFEENAVDYILKPFSQERISKSLERVRCLLFANCTEKIEVPNMNALLSGMGLGHNVLRISVEGNGRILLLEPADVILCKMEDRKIMVYTAEDIFPCYGDKTLDKLEERLQGQPFFKANRGELVNLTHVRDFAPWFNGKYVLTMNNIQENEVIISKGRVKSFRERLGLA; encoded by the coding sequence ATGACTGCAAAACAGAAAATCAGATGTATTCTCATAGATGACGAAGCTCCTGCGCTGGATGAGCTTCATTACCTGCTGTCAGAGTTCAATGATATCGAAATCATAAGGACCGCAACTTCCGCCACTCAAGGCATCAAGTTGATACAGGAAGAAGAACCTGACCTCGTTTTTCTGGACATTCAAATGCCCGGCAAAAACGGTTTCCATGTTTTGCAGGAAATTATGCAATTTCCAAATCCGCCGCTCGTGATTTTTGCCACAGCTTACGATGAATACGCCCTGCGGGCTTTTGAAGAAAACGCCGTCGACTACATTCTCAAACCCTTCTCGCAAGAACGGATTTCCAAAAGTCTTGAACGGGTCCGCTGCCTGCTTTTTGCAAACTGCACTGAGAAAATTGAAGTTCCCAACATGAACGCATTACTAAGCGGCATGGGGTTGGGGCACAACGTTTTGCGGATTTCAGTTGAAGGAAATGGACGTATACTCCTTCTTGAGCCTGCCGACGTAATTTTATGCAAAATGGAAGATCGTAAAATCATGGTTTACACAGCCGAAGATATTTTCCCCTGCTACGGAGATAAGACTCTCGACAAACTGGAAGAGCGTCTCCAAGGACAACCTTTTTTCAAAGCGAATCGAGGCGAACTTGTAAACTTGACCCATGTCCGGGATTTTGCGCCGTGGTTTAATGGAAAATACGTTCTGACCATGAATAATATTCAAGAGAATGAAGTAATAATCAGTAAAGGCCGCGTAAAATCTTTTCGCGAAAGACTCGGACTTGCATAG
- a CDS encoding LytS/YhcK type 5TM receptor domain-containing protein, with product MNPETLIITLAERFGLIVAGAFLLLTITPIHKIGFRKTSPKATIATQILIFGVFGILGTYGGNFVFQSVANLRAMAVITGGLFGGPLVGLGAGLIAGGHRILIDFGGFSAVPCGLATVLEGTAAGLISLKLANRMDWRAAAGLAFVGEIIHMIMVLYLSSPYSEALKLVELIALPMIILNTFGAAIFAQVINIVFRYGTKRDSIQAQQILDIANLTVGHLRSGLTMESAMETAKIIFFNVSVAAVAITDNKNVLAHIGVGDDHHLPGKKIRTASTLNALAQGEPVFLDSSEKIGCNHRGCPFTSAAVVPLHKKGEILGTLKLYGTKKKELDLLSFEIAKGLANLCSTQLELEEIQIKEQMLAHAEIRRLQAQINPHFLFNSLNTVTSFCRTNPNRARELLLELSSYMRKNLDSSRGYIPLSEELDQLKSYLAIEQARFGDRIKVDITVEKECEDWPIPPLIIQPLVENSVKHGIMGREEGGQITISIQCDRRQLSVSIKDDGVGMSQTKLDQLVEKKKIESCAEGIGVRNCIQRIEQIYGPQCKITITSKLNEGTCVSFKIPKLRNQLRKTDFQTTIS from the coding sequence ATGAATCCCGAAACTTTGATCATCACCCTTGCGGAAAGATTCGGCCTTATCGTAGCCGGAGCTTTTCTTCTGCTCACCATCACACCTATCCATAAAATAGGATTCCGTAAGACTTCACCCAAGGCAACAATTGCCACACAAATACTCATTTTCGGAGTTTTCGGAATACTCGGGACGTACGGCGGCAACTTCGTATTTCAATCAGTAGCAAATTTACGGGCAATGGCTGTTATCACCGGCGGCTTATTCGGCGGACCATTAGTAGGGCTCGGCGCCGGACTTATAGCCGGAGGTCATCGCATTTTAATAGATTTCGGAGGATTCAGCGCCGTTCCCTGCGGACTTGCGACAGTTTTAGAAGGCACCGCAGCCGGATTAATTTCTCTTAAACTCGCCAACCGTATGGACTGGCGAGCCGCCGCAGGTCTAGCCTTTGTGGGCGAAATCATCCATATGATCATGGTCCTCTACCTTTCAAGTCCCTATTCCGAAGCATTAAAGCTTGTAGAATTGATCGCACTGCCCATGATTATTTTAAATACTTTCGGTGCGGCGATTTTTGCACAGGTTATCAACATAGTTTTTCGCTACGGCACCAAGCGCGATTCCATACAAGCGCAACAAATTCTGGACATTGCCAACCTCACGGTGGGACATCTTCGTTCCGGTTTAACCATGGAATCTGCCATGGAAACAGCCAAAATAATATTTTTCAATGTATCTGTTGCAGCCGTGGCAATTACCGACAATAAAAATGTACTGGCTCATATCGGAGTTGGTGACGATCATCACCTTCCCGGTAAAAAAATCAGAACAGCTTCCACCTTAAATGCGCTTGCCCAAGGTGAACCTGTCTTTTTGGATTCAAGTGAAAAAATTGGATGTAACCATCGAGGCTGCCCTTTCACTTCCGCAGCGGTTGTTCCCCTTCATAAAAAAGGTGAAATTTTAGGAACTTTAAAACTTTACGGAACAAAAAAGAAAGAGCTAGATCTGCTTTCCTTTGAAATAGCCAAGGGACTCGCCAATCTGTGCTCCACACAATTGGAACTTGAAGAAATTCAAATCAAAGAACAGATGCTTGCTCATGCGGAAATTCGTCGCCTTCAAGCTCAAATAAACCCTCACTTTCTATTTAATTCTTTAAATACAGTTACATCTTTTTGTCGTACAAATCCGAACAGGGCGCGGGAATTGCTCCTTGAGCTATCCTCATACATGCGCAAGAATCTGGACAGCAGCCGCGGCTACATTCCGTTATCTGAGGAACTTGACCAGCTCAAAAGCTATCTTGCAATTGAACAGGCCCGCTTCGGAGACCGCATTAAAGTTGATATTACTGTTGAAAAAGAATGCGAAGATTGGCCCATCCCGCCGCTGATCATTCAACCACTGGTAGAAAACAGTGTGAAACACGGCATAATGGGACGCGAAGAAGGCGGCCAAATTACTATTTCTATTCAATGCGATAGAAGACAACTCAGCGTTTCAATAAAAGATGACGGTGTCGGAATGAGTCAGACTAAATTGGATCAGCTCGTTGAAAAAAAGAAAATCGAATCATGCGCGGAAGGAATAGGTGTGCGCAACTGCATTCAGCGTATCGAGCAGATATACGGCCCGCAATGTAAAATAACAATCACCAGCAAACTGAACGAAGGGACCTGTGTCAGTTTTAAAATTCCAAAACTGCGAAATCAACTCCGGAAAACGGACTTTCAAACAACAATAAGCTGA